One genomic segment of Ricinus communis isolate WT05 ecotype wild-type chromosome 5, ASM1957865v1, whole genome shotgun sequence includes these proteins:
- the LOC8277873 gene encoding pentatricopeptide repeat-containing protein At5g66520, whose product MYRKSMLSSTYVKASKKTLFLLDKCRTISQIKQIQTHLTVSGTLKDPYAAAKIISFCALSSNQFSLSHAYRLFLGLRHRSTFIWNTVIRAFAEKNEPRKAIMLFKNMLYSNFLPNNYTYSFLFKACTDLNNLYLGLACHCQSIKLGWEFYDFVQNGLVHMFAIFGCMDSARKLFDLSSNRDVITWTALINGYVRAGQVLIGRELFDKMPERNSVSWSAMITGYVRVGFFEEALELFNAMLISGFWPNHAGIVCAINACASLGALDQGRWIHCYIKRNRMDLDRVMGAALIDMYAKCGCIEIACSIFGELRNRDVHVYTCLISGLANHGQSATAVELFERMHSEGVVPNEVTFVSVLNACSRMGLVDKGLRIFENMSKIYGVEPQVQHYGCLVDLLGRAGKLEEAKKLVKEMPMKPDSYVLGALLNASRVYGDVELGEETVESLAQLSLDHSGVHVVLSNMYASANKWDEVARVRRGMGDKKVRKVPGCSLIKVDGG is encoded by the coding sequence ATGTACAGAAAATCCATGTTATCTTCCACATACGTAAAAGCCTCCAAGAAAACGCTCTTCCTCTTAGATAAATGCCGTACCATATCCCAAATCAAACAAATCCAAACCCATCTCACCGTCTCGGGCACTCTTAAAGACCCATATGCCGCTGCTAAAATTATCTCCTTTTGTGCTCTCTCTAGTAATCAATTCAGTCTCTCTCACGCTTACCGTCTCTTTCTTGGTCTTCGTCATCGATCCACCTTCATTTGGAACACTGTTATTAGAGCTTTCGCCGAGAAAAATGAACCGAGGAAGGCTATTATGTTATTCAAGAACATGCTTTATAGTAATTTCTTGCCGAACAACTACACTTactcttttctctttaaagCTTGCACtgatttaaataatttgtaCTTGGGTTTAGCTTGCCATTGTCAATCTATTAAATTGGGCTGGGAGTTTTATGACTTTGTTCAGAACGGGTTGGTTCATATGTTTGCAATTTTTGGCTGCATGGATTCAGCTCGAAAGTTGTTTGATTTGAGTTCTAATCGAGATGTGATTACTTGGACTGCTTTGATTAACGGGTACGTGAGAGCTGGTCAAGTTCTGATTGGACGGGAACTGTTCGATAAAATGCCTGAGAGGAATTCGGTTTCTTGGAGTGCTATGATTACTGGCTATGTACGAGTTGGGTTTTTTGAAGAAGCGCTTGAGCTTTTTAATGCTATGTTGATATCTGGGTTTTGGCCGAATCATGCTGGAATTGTCTGTGCTATTAATGCTTGTGCTTCTCTTGGTGCTCTAGATCAAGGAAGGTGGATACATTGTTATATTAAGAGAAATAGAATGGACTTGGATAGAGTGATGGGTGCTGCTCTTATTGACATGTATGCTAAGTGTGGATGTATTGAGATAGCTTGTTCTATATTTGGTGAATTGAGAAATAGAGATGTTCATGTTTATACTTGTTTGATATCAGGTTTAGCAAATCATGGGCAGAGTGCAACTGCTGTTGAGCTCTTTGAAAGGATGCATAGTGAAGGAGTTGTACCAAATGAGGTTACATTTGTAAGTGTTTTAAATGCTTGTAGCCGAATGGGGCTGGTGGATAAAGGGTTGAGAATATTTGAGAACATGAGTAAGATTTATGGGGTTGAGCCACAAGTTCAGCACTATGGTTGTCTAGTTGATCTCTTGGGAAGAGCTGGAAAGCTAGAGGAGGCAAAGAAATTGGTTAAAGAGATGCCTATGAAGCCGGATTCATATGTCTTGGGTGCATTGCTAAATGCAAGTAGGGTTTATGGTGATGTTGAGTTGGGTGAAGAGACAGTTGAGAGCTTAGCTCAACTGAGTCTTGACCATAGTGGTGTACATGTTGTTCTTTCAAACATGTATGCCTCTGCTAACAAATGGGATGAGGTAGCTAGGGTAAGAAGGGGAATGGGAGATAAAAAGGTGAGAAAAGTGCCAGGTTGTAGTTTGATTAAAGTGGATGGAGGGTAA